In the Pseudoliparis swirei isolate HS2019 ecotype Mariana Trench chromosome 19, NWPU_hadal_v1, whole genome shotgun sequence genome, one interval contains:
- the crybb1l1 gene encoding beta-crystallin B1, with protein MSSGDKSKTSSQTDGKAAQGKKSEMGMMSYKLYVFDQENFQGRVIEISNECMNVCEMGMDRVRSLRVEGGPFVGFEQMNFCGEMYILERGEYPRWDSWSNCQKNDYLLSFRPVRMEPEKHKICLYEVGEFKGRKMEIMDDDVPSLFSYGFTDRVGSVSVSCGTWVGYQFPGYRGSQYLLEKGEFRHFNEFGARHPQFQSVRRIRDMQWHQQGCYTMGSK; from the exons ATGTCCAGTGGAGATAAGTCCAAGACTTCTTCCCAGACCGATGGGAAGGCTGCTCAGGGCAAGAAGTCTGAGATGGGAATGATGTCTTACAAG CTGTATGTCTTCGACCAGGAGAACTTCCAGGGTCGCGTGATCGAGATCAGCAACgagtgcatgaatgtgtgtgagatgGGCATGGACCGCGTGCGCTCCCTGCGCGTTGAGGGTGGACC CTTCGTGGGATTTGAGCAGATGAACTTCTGCGGTGAGATgtacatcctggagaggggagaGTATCCTCGCTGGGACTCCTGGAGCAACTGCCAGAAGAACGACTACCTGCTGTCCTTCAGGCCCGTCAGAATG GAGCCCGAGAAGCACAAGATCTGCCTGTATGAGGTCGGAGAGTTCAAGGGCCGCAAGATGGAGATCATGGATGACGACGTTCCTAGCCTGTTCTCCTACGGCTTCACCGACAGAGTGGGCAGCGTCAGTGTCAGCTGTGGAAC CTGGGTGGGATACCAGTTCCCTGGATACCGTGGAAGCCAGTACCTGCTGGAGAAGGGCGAGTTCAGGCACTTCAATGAGTTTGGCGCCCGCCATCCTCAGTTCCAGTCCGTGAGGCGTATCCGTGACATGCAGTGGCACCAACAGGGCTGCTACACCATGGGCAGCAAGTGA
- the cryba1l1 gene encoding crystallin, beta A1, like 1, with protein sequence MNRTTRSPMMQPLVNSGMGMAPFFKVTVFEQEHFQGKCLEFTSECCNVHDCGLDNIRSIRVESGAWVGFEHHDFQGQQFILERGEYPHWDAYSGSLSYHVERLMSLRPIYCASHQRSRMTIFEKENFLGRSVEICDDFPSLQAMGWMKPEVGSMHVQSGAFVCYQHPGYRGQQYIMECERHSGDYQHWRNWGSHCQTPQVQSIRRIQH encoded by the exons ATGAACAGAACTACAAGGTCCCCAATGATGCAGCCGCTGGTCAACTCAGGAATGGGCATGGCTCCTTTCTTCAAG gtGACTGTGTTCGAGCAGGAGCATTTCCAGGGCAAGTGCCTGGAGTTCACCTCCGAGTGCTGCAACGTTCATGATTGCGGACTGGacaacatccgctccatcagaGTGGAGAGCGGAGC CTGGGTGGGTTTCGAGCACCATGACTTCCAGGGCCAGCagttcatcctggagagaggagagtaccCCCACTGGGACGCGTACAGTGGCTCCCTCTCCTACCACGTGGAGCGCCTCATGTCTCTGCGCCCCATCTACTGCGCC TCCCACCAGCGCAGTCGCATGACCATCTTTGAGAAGGAGAACTTCCTCGGCCGCAGTGTGGAGATCTGCGACGACTTCCCCTCTCTGCAGGCCATGGGCTGGATGAAGCCTGAAGTTGGCTCCATGCACGTGCAGAGTGGCGC CTTCGTGTGCTACCAGCACCCCGGATACAGAGGCCAGCAGTACATCATGGAGTGTGAGAGGCACAGCGGAGACTACCAGCACTGGAGGAACTGGGGGTCCCACTGTCAGACCCCCCAGGTCCAGTCCATCAGGCGCATCCAGCACTGA